The Thermoanaerobacterales bacterium genome contains a region encoding:
- the spoVT gene encoding stage V sporulation protein T, with translation MKATGIVRRIDDLGRVVIPKEIRRTLRIREGDPLEIFVDRDGEVILKKYSPIGELGDFAKEYADSLYEATGHIACIADRDAIIAVSGAPKKEFLNKPVGPAVEKVMEDRKPVIINAPGEDALCKECLAVDNGECRYTAEVIAPIIAEGDPIGAVMLISKEPNIKMGQLELKLAETAAGFLAKQMEQ, from the coding sequence ATGAAGGCAACGGGCATTGTACGCCGCATTGATGACCTGGGACGGGTGGTCATCCCGAAGGAAATTCGCCGCACGCTTCGCATCAGAGAAGGCGACCCCCTGGAGATCTTCGTGGACCGGGACGGCGAGGTGATCCTGAAGAAGTACTCGCCGATCGGGGAACTCGGGGATTTCGCCAAGGAATACGCCGATTCCCTCTATGAGGCTACCGGACATATCGCCTGCATCGCCGACCGGGACGCGATCATCGCCGTCTCGGGCGCCCCCAAGAAGGAGTTCCTGAACAAACCTGTCGGCCCGGCCGTGGAAAAGGTCATGGAGGACCGCAAACCGGTGATCATCAATGCCCCGGGCGAAGACGCCCTCTGCAAGGAGTGCCTGGCGGTCGACAACGGTGAGTGCCGCTACACGGCCGAGGTCATCGCCCCGATCATCGCCGAGGGCGACCCGATCGGCGCCGTGATGCTCATCTCCAAGGAGCCGAACATCAAGATGGGCCAGTTGGAGCTGAAACTGGCCGAGACCGCCGCGGGCTTCCTGGCCAAACAGATGGAGCAGTAG
- the mazG gene encoding nucleoside triphosphate pyrophosphohydrolase produces MPIAITLAGLGPGAREALPLGVWEALRGADPRVYLRTARHPVVEWLAAEGVAYHSFDSFYEEEADFAAVYRRIAGDVLDAAADGPLVYATPGHPLVAEDASRLIIDGARERGLEIRLLAAPSFLDAVFATLRLDPADGLNILDALAPDRMRPLVKAPNVLIQVHSRMVAGEAKIRLMDYYPDDHPVTVVRAAGVEGEERVASVPLYELDRLSWIDHLTSVYLPPVPAGTCYAMDDLVAIMAALRAENGCPWDREQTHESLRRYLIEETYEVVEAVEQGDMHSLCEELGDLLLQIVFHARIARENGEFDIGDVISAICRKMIHRHPHVFGEAKVKDAAEVLANWERIKQGEKQGRVSCLAGVPRNLPALLRADQVQAKVARIGFDWPDYRGALAKVEEELAEVREALAGDDRGRLAEELGDLLFAAVNLARLRGLDAEEALGRTVDKFIRRFNHIEERIRQSGRRLGDVDLEEMDRWWDEAKNLEKSAENFS; encoded by the coding sequence TTGCCCATCGCGATCACCCTGGCGGGGTTGGGCCCGGGGGCCAGGGAGGCGCTCCCCCTGGGAGTTTGGGAAGCCCTGCGGGGGGCGGACCCGCGGGTGTACCTGCGGACGGCGCGGCACCCGGTGGTTGAATGGCTGGCGGCCGAGGGGGTGGCGTATCACTCCTTCGACTCCTTTTACGAGGAGGAAGCGGACTTCGCCGCCGTCTACCGCCGCATCGCCGGGGACGTGCTGGATGCCGCCGCGGACGGCCCGCTGGTCTATGCCACCCCCGGCCATCCGTTGGTCGCGGAGGATGCCTCGCGCCTCATCATCGATGGTGCCCGGGAGAGAGGGCTTGAGATTCGTCTGCTGGCGGCGCCGTCCTTCCTGGATGCCGTTTTCGCCACCCTGCGCCTCGACCCGGCGGACGGGCTCAACATCCTGGACGCCCTTGCCCCGGACCGGATGCGCCCGCTGGTGAAGGCGCCCAACGTCCTCATTCAGGTCCACAGCCGGATGGTGGCGGGGGAGGCGAAGATCCGCCTCATGGACTACTACCCCGACGACCACCCGGTGACGGTGGTGCGCGCGGCCGGGGTGGAAGGAGAGGAAAGGGTGGCGTCCGTACCCCTTTATGAACTGGACAGGCTGTCCTGGATCGACCACCTGACTTCCGTCTACCTGCCGCCGGTGCCCGCCGGGACTTGCTATGCCATGGATGACCTGGTGGCCATCATGGCCGCCCTGCGGGCCGAAAACGGGTGCCCCTGGGACCGGGAGCAGACCCACGAAAGCCTGCGTCGCTACCTGATAGAAGAAACTTACGAAGTGGTCGAAGCCGTGGAGCAAGGCGATATGCATAGTCTTTGCGAGGAATTGGGAGACTTGTTACTGCAGATCGTCTTCCATGCCCGGATCGCGCGGGAGAACGGGGAGTTCGACATCGGTGATGTCATTTCCGCCATTTGCCGCAAGATGATCCACCGCCACCCCCACGTCTTCGGGGAGGCCAAGGTGAAGGATGCGGCCGAGGTCCTGGCGAACTGGGAGCGCATTAAGCAAGGCGAGAAGCAGGGCCGGGTGTCCTGCCTGGCGGGAGTGCCCCGCAACCTGCCCGCCCTGCTGCGGGCGGACCAGGTGCAGGCCAAGGTGGCCCGGATCGGTTTTGACTGGCCCGATTATCGTGGGGCCCTGGCGAAGGTGGAAGAGGAGTTGGCCGAGGTGCGGGAAGCCCTGGCCGGGGACGACCGGGGCCGCCTGGCGGAGGAACTGGGTGACCTCCTGTTCGCCGCCGTAAACCTGGCGCGCCTCCGCGGCCTGGACGCCGAGGAGGCCCTGGGGAGGACGGTCGACAAATTTATCAGGCGCTTCAACCATATCGAAGAGCGCATACGCCAGTCGGGCCGCCGGCTGGGAGACGTCGACCTGGAGGAGATGGACCGCTGGTGGGATGAAGCAAAAAATCTAGAAAAATCCGCGGAAAACTTTTCTTAG
- a CDS encoding HU family DNA-binding protein — translation MNKAELVASVAEKTDLTKKDVEKCLAAVLDSVGEALAKNDKVQLVGFGTFEIRERAARKGRNPQTGEEIEIAATRVPVFKAGKALRDAVSK, via the coding sequence GTGAACAAAGCGGAGCTGGTGGCGAGTGTTGCCGAGAAAACAGACCTGACCAAGAAAGACGTCGAGAAATGCCTGGCCGCCGTCCTTGACAGCGTCGGTGAGGCCCTGGCCAAGAACGACAAGGTTCAGCTGGTCGGTTTCGGCACCTTCGAGATCCGCGAACGCGCTGCGCGCAAGGGCAGAAACCCGCAGACCGGCGAGGAGATCGAGATCGCCGCGACCAGGGTGCCGGTGTTTAAGGCCGGCAAGGCCCTACGGGATGCCGTCAGCAAATAA
- a CDS encoding RNA-binding S4 domain-containing protein: MRLDKFLKVSRLIKRRTLANEACDRGLVTLNGRVAKAGALVRPGDVLALRLGSRLIKVEVLAVEESVPAKDASGMYRLIADERISE; the protein is encoded by the coding sequence GTGCGGTTAGATAAATTCCTGAAAGTCTCCCGCTTGATCAAGCGGCGTACCCTGGCTAATGAGGCTTGCGACCGGGGGCTGGTGACCCTGAACGGTAGGGTGGCCAAGGCCGGAGCATTGGTACGACCGGGTGATGTTCTGGCTTTACGGCTTGGGTCCCGCCTTATCAAGGTCGAGGTGCTGGCCGTGGAGGAAAGCGTGCCAGCGAAGGATGCTTCCGGTATGTACCGCCTGATCGCGGACGAACGAATATCGGAATAG
- the yabP gene encoding sporulation protein YabP, giving the protein MDAEVRHRLELLERKELRVTGVSHVESFTDTEIIVETAMGFILLVGEGLHITQLNLDEGTLVVEGHLTSIQYQDGGKRGGRQRARGVLNRILK; this is encoded by the coding sequence ATGGACGCGGAGGTCCGGCATCGTTTGGAACTGCTGGAGCGCAAGGAGCTGCGGGTGACGGGCGTCTCCCATGTGGAGAGCTTCACCGACACCGAGATCATCGTCGAGACGGCCATGGGGTTCATCCTCCTGGTCGGCGAGGGCCTGCACATCACCCAGCTCAACCTCGACGAGGGCACGCTGGTCGTCGAGGGGCACCTGACGAGCATCCAGTACCAGGACGGCGGGAAGCGCGGCGGCCGTCAGCGTGCCCGGGGCGTGTTGAACCGGATCTTAAAGTAA
- a CDS encoding spore cortex biosynthesis protein YabQ: MISLLDGQVGAFLWAIVIGAAAALFYDLYTAVWTGLRVPRWGVGVGDILFWAVLTVLVFALLIVGNAGDVRWYILLGMALGYAGYRRLLGARGYRFWRRLLRGGGRACRLAGRPFGMLYGGLAWPGRRIVRRLFRRRRAAPPPEDDSAGDV, encoded by the coding sequence ATGATTTCCCTTCTCGACGGCCAGGTGGGCGCTTTTCTCTGGGCCATCGTCATCGGTGCCGCGGCGGCCTTGTTCTACGACCTGTACACCGCCGTCTGGACCGGGCTGCGTGTTCCAAGATGGGGAGTAGGGGTCGGCGATATCCTCTTCTGGGCGGTCTTGACCGTCCTTGTCTTCGCCCTGCTGATCGTGGGCAACGCCGGGGACGTCCGCTGGTACATCCTCCTGGGGATGGCCCTGGGGTATGCCGGTTACCGGCGCCTGCTGGGGGCCAGGGGCTACCGGTTCTGGCGGCGCCTGTTGCGCGGTGGGGGCAGGGCGTGCCGCCTGGCGGGCCGCCCCTTCGGCATGCTGTATGGCGGCCTGGCCTGGCCCGGCCGGCGGATCGTCCGCCGCCTGTTCCGCCGGCGCCGGGCCGCTCCCCCGCCGGAGGATGACAGCGCGGGGGATGTGTGA
- a CDS encoding sigma factor-like helix-turn-helix DNA-binding protein, which translates to MQIEIRGAERLSLRERQVVVLKETGHSNESVARRLNLAASTVATLYNRARAKGYRVVIIIPGEALGIPDEEEADGEDADGRNGTATEEV; encoded by the coding sequence ATGCAGATCGAGATCCGGGGCGCCGAACGCCTGAGCCTCCGCGAGCGCCAGGTGGTAGTCCTGAAAGAAACGGGCCACAGCAACGAGTCGGTCGCGCGCAGACTGAACCTGGCGGCGAGCACGGTGGCTACGCTTTACAACCGCGCCCGGGCCAAGGGCTACCGGGTGGTAATTATCATTCCCGGCGAGGCCCTCGGCATCCCCGACGAGGAGGAGGCTGATGGAGAAGATGCAGACGGCCGGAACGGCACGGCCACGGAAGAGGTTTAA
- a CDS encoding septum formation initiator family protein has protein sequence MEKMQTAGTARPRKRFNPTRSRLPLLFLAILLFYLGFSLVFQMNRLWAMQESVAEMQARVEELQTKNQGLWERLHVLQSDGYIEQVARERLGLVKPGETRVVPLPQGQASPDASHPAPASPQERPLDTSIRD, from the coding sequence ATGGAGAAGATGCAGACGGCCGGAACGGCACGGCCACGGAAGAGGTTTAATCCGACCAGGAGCCGCCTGCCGCTCCTGTTCCTCGCTATCCTGCTGTTTTATCTGGGCTTTTCCCTCGTCTTCCAGATGAACCGTCTCTGGGCGATGCAGGAGTCGGTGGCCGAGATGCAGGCGCGCGTTGAGGAACTGCAGACTAAGAACCAGGGCCTTTGGGAGCGCCTGCACGTCCTGCAATCGGACGGCTATATCGAGCAGGTGGCGCGGGAACGGCTGGGCCTCGTGAAGCCCGGCGAGACCAGGGTGGTGCCCCTGCCCCAGGGCCAGGCGTCGCCGGACGCCTCACACCCGGCCCCGGCCTCCCCGCAAGAAAGGCCGCTGGACACGAGCATCAGGGACTAG
- the hisG gene encoding ATP phosphoribosyltransferase, whose amino-acid sequence MKLRLGLPKGSLQEATFQLFRKAGYKITVNGRSYYPTIDDPEIEPVLMRAQEIPRYVHQGVMDAGLSGLDWIKENEADVVEVADLVYAKQSQRPVRLVLAVANDSPIQSVADLQGKRIATELVRVTQRYLEERGVKAAIEYSYGATEVKVPELVDAIADLTETGSSLRANNLRIIETILESTTKLHANPAAWEDPWKRRKLQNLAMLLLGALRAESRVGLKMNVPGDRVNAVLEMLPAMKHPTISQLYNSDWVAVETILSETQARDLIPALKRAGAQDIIEYPLNKVIP is encoded by the coding sequence TTGAAACTTCGTCTCGGCCTCCCCAAGGGGAGCCTGCAGGAGGCCACCTTCCAACTCTTTCGCAAGGCCGGTTACAAGATCACCGTCAACGGCCGGTCCTATTACCCGACGATCGACGACCCGGAAATCGAGCCGGTCCTGATGCGCGCCCAGGAGATCCCGCGCTACGTGCACCAGGGGGTCATGGACGCCGGCCTCTCGGGGCTGGACTGGATCAAGGAGAACGAGGCCGACGTGGTCGAGGTCGCCGACCTGGTCTACGCCAAGCAGTCCCAGCGCCCGGTGCGCCTCGTCCTGGCCGTCGCCAACGACAGCCCCATCCAGAGCGTGGCCGACCTGCAGGGGAAGCGCATCGCCACCGAGCTGGTCCGGGTCACCCAGCGCTACCTGGAAGAGCGCGGCGTCAAGGCGGCCATCGAATACTCCTACGGGGCGACCGAGGTTAAGGTGCCCGAACTCGTCGACGCCATCGCCGACCTGACCGAGACCGGGAGTTCCCTGCGCGCCAACAACCTGCGCATCATCGAAACCATCCTGGAGTCCACCACTAAGCTGCACGCCAACCCCGCGGCCTGGGAAGACCCCTGGAAGCGCCGGAAGCTTCAGAACCTCGCCATGCTGCTCCTCGGCGCCCTGCGCGCCGAGAGCCGGGTCGGCCTGAAGATGAACGTCCCGGGAGACCGGGTAAACGCCGTGCTCGAGATGCTCCCCGCGATGAAGCACCCGACGATCTCCCAGCTCTACAACAGCGACTGGGTGGCGGTGGAGACCATCCTCTCCGAGACCCAGGCCCGGGACCTGATCCCGGCCCTGAAGCGCGCCGGGGCGCAGGATATCATCGAGTACCCGCTGAACAAGGTGATCCCCTAA